In Aquamicrobium sp., the genomic stretch GGACCGCTTCATCGAGAAGGACGGCTACTATTATTTCCAGGGCCGGGCCGACGACCTGATCAAGGTGTCCGGGCAATGGGTCTGGCCTCTCGAGGTGGAGAAATGCCTCAACGAGCACCCGCAGGTGCATGAGTGCGCCGTGCTGGGCGTCCAGCTCGCCGACCGCCGCATGACGCTCAAGGCGGTGATCCGCCTGCGCGACGGCGAGGACGCCACTGAGGAGCAGACCCGCCGGTTGCAGGCCTTCGTCAAGTCCCGCCTGACGCCGCACAAATATCCGCGCATCGTCGAATATGTCGCCGAGCTGCCCAAGACGGGCACCGGCAAGATCGACCGTCAGGCGCTGCTGAAAGGCGGCTGACATCGATGAACGTGCCGCTCTCGCCCCAAGGAGACGCCTGAAGATGACCCTCGTATTCGCCGCGCCGCCGACCCCGACCGTAGCCGTCGCCGGTTCGACAGACCGCTTTCCGGTGCGCCGCATCTTCTGCGTCGGGCGCAACTACGCCGCCCACGCCCGCGAGATGGGCCGCGACCCGGACCGCGAGCCGCCCTTCTTCTTCACCAAGCCGGCCGACGCGGTGGTGGATGACGGCGAGACCGTCGCCTATCCGCCCGAGACCTCGAACTTCCATTACGAGGGCGAGCTCGTCGTCGCCATCGGCAAGGGCGGGCGCGACATCGCCGCAACCGATGCGCTCGGCCACGTCTGGGGCTACGCCATCGGCAACGACCTGACGCGCCGCGACCTCCAGCTTGCCGCCCGCGAGCAGGGTCGCCCATGGGACTGGGGCAAGGCGTTCGACCGGTCGGCGGTGATCGGCCCGGTGCATCCGGTGGCCGCGGTCGGCCACGTGCTGGAAGGCACGATACGGCTGAGCGTCAACGGTGCCGTCCGGCAGGATTCCGACCTCGCCAAGATGATCTGGTCGGTGCCCGAGGTGATCTCGATCCTGTCGCGCTCGGTCGAGATCAGGCCCGGCGACCTGATCATGACCGGGACGCCCGAAGGCGTCGGCGCGCTGGCGCCGGGCGATGTCTGCACCGTCCACATCGTCGGGCTGGGCGAGATCACCACCACCATCGGGGCGCGCGAATGACGCCGCGGCTGCATAATTTCTTCCGCTCCTCGACCTCGGCGCGGCTGCGCGCCGCGCTGAACCTCAAGGGGCTGGAGTACGATTACGTCGCCTACCAGTTGCGGCGCGGCGACACCCGGCGGCCCGATTTCCTGGCGCTGAACCCGGCCGGGCTGGTCCCGGCGCTGGAGCGCGAGGACGGCACCGTCCTGACCCAGTCGCTGGCGATCATCGAGTGGCTGGACGAGACCCGGCCGCAGCCCGCTTTGCTGCCGGCCGACGCCGACGGGCGCGCCCGGGTGCGCTCGCTGGCGCAGATGATCGCCTGCGAGATCCATCCGCTGAACAATTTGCGCGTGCTGGGGCGGCTCGCCGAGCAGTTCGGCGCGGACGAGGACGCCCAGAAGGAGTGGTTCACCCACTGGGTGCGCACCACCTTCGACGCGCTGGAGACCCGGCTGGCGGGCGACGCCGCGACCGGCGCCTTCTGCCATGGCGACGCGCCGGGCATGGCCGACCTGTGCCTCTACGCCCAGGTCTGGAACAACCGCCGCTTTTCCATCGAGACCGCCGGCTGGCCGACCATCGCGCGCATCTTCGCCGCGCTGGACGCCATCCCGGCCTTTCGTGACGCCGCCCCGCCCAACCAGCCCGACGCGGTCTAGGCCGCCCGGATTCAGGAGTTGCCGATGGACAATGCAATGCAACCCGAGGACACGCCGGAGCTGCGCGCGCTCTATGCCGGCTTCGAAGCCCAGAACATCAAGCCGCTCTGGACGCAGATCGGCGGGCTGATGCCGCAGCACCCGACGCCGCGGGCGCTGCCCCATATCTGGAAATGGGCCGACCTGCTGCCGCTGGCACGCAAGTCGGGCGAGCTGGTTCCGGTCGGGCGCGGCGGGGAGCGCCGGGCGCTCGGGCTCGCCAATCCCGGCCTCGGCGGGCACACCTACATCACGCCGACCCTGTGGTGCGCGATCCAGTATCTCGGCCCGCGCGAGACCGCGCCGGAACACCGCCATTCCCAGAACGCGTTCCGCTTCGTGGTCGAGGGAGACGGCGTCTGGACCGTGGTCAACGGCGACCCGGTGCGGATGAGCCGGGGCGACCTGCTGCTGACGCCGGGCTGGCATTTCCATGGCCACCACAACGACACCGACCATCCGATGGCGTGGATCGACGGGCTGGACATTCCGTTCAGCTACCAGAACGACGTCGGGTTCTTCGAGTTCGGATCGGACCGGGTGACGGACTACGCGACGCCGCGCTATTCGCGCGGCGAACGCCTGTGGTGCCATCCGGGATTGCGCCCGCTTTCGGGGCTGCGCGACACGCCCTCCTCGCCCATCGGCGCCTATCGGTGGGAACACACCGACCGCGCCCTGACCGAGCAGCTCCTGCTCGAGGACGAGGGCCAGCCGGCCACGGTGGAACAGGGCCACGCCGCCATCCGCTACGTCAACCCGACCACCGGCGGCGACGTGATGTCGACGATCCGCTGCGAGTTCCACCGCCTGCGCGCGGGAACCGAGACGCCGGTGCGCCGCGAGGTCGGCGCCTCGGTGTTCCAGGTGTTCGAGGGCCGCGGCTCGGTGGTGCTCGACGGCACGACCCATCGGCTGGACATCGGCGACATCTTCGTCGTCCCGTCCTGGGTCCCGTGGTCCCTTCAGGCCGAAACCCAGTTCGACCTGTTCCGCTTCTCCGACGCGCCGATCATCGAGAGGCTGAACTTCGCCCGCGTGCTGGTCGAGGGGCGCGAGCCGTGAGCGACCCGCTCGATGCCGCGCGGGCGGCGCTGCGGGCGCGGCAGGGCGCTGGCGCCCGCTACGACGCCGCCAACGCGCCGGCGGCCGATCTGGCGCTGGCGCGCGGCGCGACCGCCTATTTCGCGAGGATACTCAACGGCATCGACGACAGGGCGCTGGCCGCGCCCGCAGCCGGCGTCACCCGCGCCCATGTCGTCGCCGGCGTCGGGCTCGCCGCCCGCGCGCAGGCGGAAATCCTCGCCTCGGTGCGGCAGGGCCAAGCGGAGGGCGGGCGGCTCCCGGTCCATGCCGCGGCCGACCCCGATGCCGTCGCGCTCGGCGCGACGCTGCCGCCGGCGGCCCTGCGCAACCTGATCTTCCATTCGACGGTTCATCTCGACGTCGAATGGCGCGACCTGCCGGACGCCGCATGGGATGCGCGGGTCGCCGACGCCGCCGGCACAGGGATCGTGATCCGCGACCTGCCCCGCGCCCGCGCCGTCTCGCTGTGGACGGCGGCGCTCGACCTGCGCGCCGGCGCGCGCCTTGCGGACGTGCCGGCCGA encodes the following:
- a CDS encoding fumarylacetoacetate hydrolase family protein, which codes for MTLVFAAPPTPTVAVAGSTDRFPVRRIFCVGRNYAAHAREMGRDPDREPPFFFTKPADAVVDDGETVAYPPETSNFHYEGELVVAIGKGGRDIAATDALGHVWGYAIGNDLTRRDLQLAAREQGRPWDWGKAFDRSAVIGPVHPVAAVGHVLEGTIRLSVNGAVRQDSDLAKMIWSVPEVISILSRSVEIRPGDLIMTGTPEGVGALAPGDVCTVHIVGLGEITTTIGARE
- a CDS encoding cupin domain-containing protein, yielding MDNAMQPEDTPELRALYAGFEAQNIKPLWTQIGGLMPQHPTPRALPHIWKWADLLPLARKSGELVPVGRGGERRALGLANPGLGGHTYITPTLWCAIQYLGPRETAPEHRHSQNAFRFVVEGDGVWTVVNGDPVRMSRGDLLLTPGWHFHGHHNDTDHPMAWIDGLDIPFSYQNDVGFFEFGSDRVTDYATPRYSRGERLWCHPGLRPLSGLRDTPSSPIGAYRWEHTDRALTEQLLLEDEGQPATVEQGHAAIRYVNPTTGGDVMSTIRCEFHRLRAGTETPVRREVGASVFQVFEGRGSVVLDGTTHRLDIGDIFVVPSWVPWSLQAETQFDLFRFSDAPIIERLNFARVLVEGREP
- the maiA gene encoding maleylacetoacetate isomerase — protein: MTPRLHNFFRSSTSARLRAALNLKGLEYDYVAYQLRRGDTRRPDFLALNPAGLVPALEREDGTVLTQSLAIIEWLDETRPQPALLPADADGRARVRSLAQMIACEIHPLNNLRVLGRLAEQFGADEDAQKEWFTHWVRTTFDALETRLAGDAATGAFCHGDAPGMADLCLYAQVWNNRRFSIETAGWPTIARIFAALDAIPAFRDAAPPNQPDAV
- a CDS encoding maleylpyruvate isomerase N-terminal domain-containing protein encodes the protein MSDPLDAARAALRARQGAGARYDAANAPAADLALARGATAYFARILNGIDDRALAAPAAGVTRAHVVAGVGLAARAQAEILASVRQGQAEGGRLPVHAAADPDAVALGATLPPAALRNLIFHSTVHLDVEWRDLPDAAWDARVADAAGTGIVIRDLPRARAVSLWTAALDLRAGARLADVPAELRAAVAGPRER